DNA sequence from the Juglans microcarpa x Juglans regia isolate MS1-56 chromosome 5S, Jm3101_v1.0, whole genome shotgun sequence genome:
GCCTGCCTTGCCAATTCGATCAACGTCGTATTCAACAGCCTGTTAAACCCGTCCGGATCCGAGATGTTCTGTTCGTTATACAGCATAAATCCGGGCCTGATGGCCACGGTGGAGATGATAGACTGATTGGAGTAGCGAATCATGCACTCGTCGTACCAAATAACGGCCACCCTTTCCCGGGAACACTTACTGGCGATGTCTCTGGTCGCCGTGGCCACGCATGTCCGGCACATATCGGCGGTGACATCACCACGGCAGAGAAAGAGGCCGTAGACGGGGTCGGAGGTGTTTTGCCCAGAGGTGGCGTTGTAGAACTCGAGGTAGCGGGTGGCGTTGGAAGAGAGGGAAGAGAAGAGGGAATTGAGACTGGAATTGTAGAAGCTATTTTGAGGGAAAGTTGTGTTTTTACAGAAGTGGGAGAGGTAAACTGGGTCGGCTGCATGAGTGGTCAGGCAGAGGAAGCTGACCATGGAAAGGAACAAgatgggaagagagagagaattcatTTTGATGAACTCTCTTCGTCTCTACGACCATGCAAGATTATTCAGTAAAGTAATTTATGCTGTTTCAGCGAGATACGAGAAGCTTGAGCAGTCAGGACGAGGTAATTCCAACCTTAGCGATGATTTATTATGGTAGCTGAGATCGACAAACGGACAAAGAAAGAAGGTGATGGGAGTGGGAGACAGGCTAGCTAGGTTCTTCACCTGCTTCTGTCATTGTAGATTTCCGTGCCATGTGAACCCATATCCATGACAAATATAGGGAAAGGGTCTGCTAGAGGCAAGTCAAACAAGCAGATCAAAGTCATCAAACAACTTCTTGATGTTTCTCTGTCGCAGTCCGACCgctgcaggaaaaaaaaaactttgaaaaaaacaagCAGATCAGGTTTTCTCACGGGAATAGGATCGGAGGAACACCATTGCATTACATCAGCCGTGGTCGTAAGAGTCGCCTTTGGTGATGGAAATTCTGCAATTgatgatatttaaatttttaaggttTGTAAGTAGGCACCCTTACCACGCTATACTACCGGTCTACTACTACTGTATCACTTtcctttctaattttttttcgtCTGCAGGTCATCATAAGCCCAATTCATCCTGCTCAGATCACACTCTGACCGAGGCTCAGAGAAAAGTGTCAGCTTCTGAAAAAAAACTATGAAATTCCTTTATGTCATCATACAAAGAAGAATGGTAGCCCACGAATTTACTTTCTCATTTTCACCgttattctatttaatttaaatttttaatttatttatttttatttaataattaaaaattaacttttaatgtattaatatatttttatttgttaaaaatatttaaagatatttaaaaatataaaaaaattaaaatataaaattttatactcATAGACACACCTAACCGTTAAAGCTGGCGGCATACTAATACTACTCAAATTCAAAtcaatctcatttttatttttgctcaaAACACCTGCAGTTTTATCCTCTTTACATCACCTCTGATGGCCGACTAGTAATCTGAACTCTCTTTTCTGCTCCCTCTCTCTTGCGGGGAAAAGAAagctaacaaaaaaaattgacaattaaattaagagtaatgttacaagtaattataaaatgtgtaaatatagtataattattttaaaaaatagtaaaatttattattaaaaaattattttttatgtagatttactgtctatttaatttttttaaaaaaaattatgcgatACTTATAGACTTTacaatacaaatatcatttatctttaaTCAAATGTTGAGACAGTAGATAAATATTGTGGCTGCAATATGcgaataattaattataaaaataaaattagaaaaaaaaaaaagagtttaagcCATTTATTTATGTCAACTCTTACCGAAAATGTGTAGACAGAAGAAATGATATAACTGACAGCAAATTTTGAAGTGAAGTGAGCGTGTGCAGAGgcgaaagaaaataaaaaaataaacggGTAGTAGATCGGCGTAGCAAggctatcatttttcttgtaaatatttaattttatctaattttatcgttataatttttttaaattttatataaaatattataaataatttaattgttttaaattttaaaataataataatattaaaaaataatattttatttaattattatctttcgtctaaaacatctcatctcacaatTCAAACCGTACTTAAAAGAGCTAAATACCTAATAATAATCTATGCCTCGTGTCAGACTCAACAAACCCTGAAAAGTCTAAATAAGCaaatattagattttgagatgcttagagagtgagatgaaatgagatgaaatgagagttttataaataaaaataagataatttgtgaataattgtgagataatttgagttagaCTACGtctagatgttgagatgagttaagttgtgaataatagtatgTTGTGAGTCctattgagatgggtttaactttgttaagttgagatgagtttaactttttatgttgaaatgtatgaaatagattaaaatgagtttaattttttatgagaagttgaaaaagtaacgAGTTCTATTTATGATTGgtttgatatgagttgagatgaaataagtttgactcaacaaccaaatacaaccttaacattttatagagttttggcaaatgagaaaaaaaaattggataaaaaatattataaaattaaaatattgttagaatataattttttaatattttttattcgaaaaaactaaattgtttgaaaatttgaaaaacttataatgatgagtttgaaaatgtttatgtttgagtgatatttgagaatgaaatgagataaaatgaaatgaaataagattggatgaaataagataagatgaaagctACTTCCAAACATCCCTCTTgtactcatttgttttcacaaccattctcatctcatctcatctaattattataaatttatcaaattctcatacaaaataaaataaacaatttaactttttcaaatctcaaaacaaaaataatattaaaatatatgttctaacaatattttattccattttcaacttttatctcaactcatctcatctcatctcatctgcgaaaacaaacgaagccgaATTATGACATGTACAAACTCTAAAGATATAAGTTTTGCACAAGTTTTTGTAAAGATGTAGATTCATcttgaaaaagtgtaaaaataaattatgaaaaattctggGGAGAAGCCACTGTAGTGGGTGCAGCCGCTGCACACCTTACGTGGCATAAGTCAAATGATGAAAACaccctataatatttatctctaaaatttgaaattactgTAGActgagagagttgatgagagagagaaaccgacgatgagagagagagcggagatgagagagagagagagtgacgatgagagagatcgagatgagtgagagagctcgagatgagagagagagagtcgaggagagagagaccgagatgagtgagagagctcgagatgagagagagagtgcagagatgagagagagagagtcgaggagagagagagcccgagatgagagagagtcaatctgatgagagagagtcaagaagagagagagcccaagatgagagagaaagtcgttctgatgagagagagtcgaggagagacagagaggatgagagagatctgatgagagagagcaccgagatgagagagagaaatgatgagagagacgatgggagggatgagagagacgagagaagtcgtctagtaaaaaaaaaaatacatgaaccaAAAACATCCACGTAGTGACACACGGTGGATGCTATATAGCAACTCTCATAAATTATTTCCTTTTAGTGAGActcatttttctataaaaacaTTTACGTATAACATGTATATTTAAAACTTCTACCTAGCATGTATCCATCTCTAACCCACACTAGTCCAAATAATCCGTATTGTCAGACGGTTCATGATTGATCTAATAATATCATCCTCCTCGATGATGTAGGTACATTGAAGCAAATAGGTTCATTCAAAACACTAGCTAGGACTTATCCCTTGAAACAACTTAATTACAACTCATGTTACGTGTTATACCTAAATTGGACAGTCATCAGGGTTACGCATTCTAACCAACAAGTCTCTGcaatttctctttcaatttaATGACCTTGTAGTCCTAGAATCTTTTAGCTAAGCTCCTAGACTTGCATACAACCTCTCAAATGCATCTCAACTCTACTTTCTCCATTATTCTTATTGGATTCCATCCCAATTGCAAGAAGTCAATCAAGATATTTGTTTACAACCTTTTGAGGTTCACAATTGTAATACAAGCCCTTTCCAAGTTTTCTTTTCTCGAAGTAATTCAAAGAATGGATTAATTACACTTTATCTTTCTAAACTTTCACTCAACTCATAATATATAtctgaaactaataattacCTCAAAGTGGACCCTTAAACTTTTAAAACTCACTAATCCCTCCTTCCGTCTACCAGCAGCGTCAAATCTAACAAAAATTTACTACACGTGTTAttcatgtgcataacattcactgtaaagatgtaatttcatttaatttattattattaaccatataaaataatatatgctatcaattaataataaatcattaatcattaaataatttatttattaatttatatatgattaatgaatatcaaataatttcattgtgtacatggattattcatacttgcttgcaacttaagtatcaaataattttatatatggtatatgatttattattaattgataacatatattattttatattttatatagttaaatataataaattagatgaaaattacatatttacaGTGAATTTCTGTTAAATTTAATGTTACTGGTAGATGGAAGGGGATTGGTcagttttgaaagtttgaaggtccactttgatgcaattattaatttcagaggcacattgtgaattgaatGAAAGTTCGAGGGACAAAGTATAATTAACTTAGACTGCGTTTGGATGCTAAGGTGATATCAGATGATCTAGTTAAGTTGATCTAATTAAAttgatctatgaataatagtattttgtgagtcttattagaatatttttaaatataaataagttaatatatatgtttaaatgtaAGAACTAAGTTAAAAAgatagtaaattttattaattattgtttttaagatggattgaaatcattttaacaaCCAAATATACCGTAAAAGGCATCTACATAGTCATGACAACACCCAATTACATATTTTTGGTTGCCAATTATCGCATTCTCTTTTAAACATTTCAGAAATATATGTGTTGCATTTTTTCCTGCTAAAGCTGCTACCCCTGAGATTATTTCTAATTGTAAATAGAATGTATCAACAAAGCAAAATCCTCTTATCTTTCTCAAAAGAAACCTTCGACCAAACTGCTATACATGTGGGGCCTATATACACATCACCGCGAACACTAGACTAAGCCACCACTTGATGGCTATCTCTTTTGCTGTAGATTTCTCTATCTAGCTACTATCCCTCCTCTCTGTCTTGGATATGGGAAAAACTTCAAATCGGATGTAATGTTAAGCGAAGATTTACACCATCCAATGATATTGTGACACGTATACTTtttaccaagaaaaaaaaatagaatcgaCGGTTGATAAGGCTTTCCCATAcgcctcccctctctctctccctctctctctctctctcaagccgaCTGCGTGAGTGTCCTCCGCATTGCTTCCCTTCTCTTGCTTCTTGGGGTGGCTAATGCTAGAATCCTTGGCCTTTTCACTGGTAGCTCATGGGAGACTGGCCAAACCGCAttgtaaaaattctaatttaaatttaaatttaaattttaatttaaattcatttcatctcatttataaaaataaaaaagataatttttcaaattctatagAAAAACACCCGTGAGAGGGGACGAAAATCACGCATGTCTACTTGGGGAGAAGGAGAGAGGAGGTGTATAGGAGATCCTTACCTGTAGTCGGTTCTACTTTTTCTGTAGTAGAAAACATACGTTTCACAATATCATTGGATGTGTAAATATCAACTCAACACCGCATCCGACCTTAGCTTTTCTCCTTggatatatatatgatatggcTCACAGTGCCAGCCAATGACCAAGATCGATCCTCACTATTTATTATTGCAGTTTTAAAATTGCTTTGTGTGGTTCCTTCGTGCTCTCCGCACCAACGCCGTCGTTGTCTTCTTAACGTATCACACTCGTTCCCTCCAGAATCAATTGCTTTGGGCTTTTAACTTTATACTTGAAACTCTTAACTAAGAACAATTTAGGCAATACGATACATATTTTATGATCCCTAATTGTGTATGGGTGAATATATCATCTACGTGTACTTTGTAATGCTTTTATTTGTATAAttagcttaattaattaagcattaATTGCAtgtaaaggaaaggaaaatattaaagaaaaataacataattacaaCTTATACACAATTTTGAcacaattattattaaaaaaaatattttttaagtacttTTGAATTATTGGTTGCCAAagctaaaaatattattattattatttaattcgGAGAAGGGGTCTAATCCGAAACCtccattttgaaaatttaggtGTTATGACATGTCTTtggtaaaaatatttatttttttaatactaattataaatgttaatattgtgtataaatatatagttaccacatatatatatataattgctaaaaattaagatttcgtttgaaaatataactcatctcaacttattattataatttttttaaatttcaatataaaatataataaataatttaatttttttaaatcttaaaataataataataaaaaataatattttatcaacttaaCACACTTTACCATTTAAACGCGCTAATTAAATGAAGGAACATGACTGACTAGCATTTTCTCGGACATCGAAAGGGCACATGATAATTAAAGAAACCAATGAAATTGAATGTACGACCCAATACAATGCTGATATGGTACAAGGAGCTCAATCCGGACgtctcaaaactcaaaatgaaATATTCGTCTCTTCCTATTCATGAGTGCTATCTTTTGGGTTGGCCTAACTATCTTTTGGGGACTGGAAAAGCAGCAGCCTTAGCTGCAGCTTGTAATCAGGTCTAAAACAAGCATTTTATTCTCCGACCTCGACAATCAACCAATCAGATCGAACAACACGTGCACTTAGCTAGctatcatatttaaattctaaGCAGCCAGAGCAATATTTCAGGTCGTCATGTCGGACACTCTACCTCGTTCCTTATCTTCCCACGTACCATTATTATTGTCCTTAATTGTTCAATTAATCAGGGGTAATTATTTTGATCAGTTCTTaggccaaaatcaagtcaaccattattattctaattagaTTCAACATAAAACCgctttttagaaaataattatatgtattaagaaatattctattcatcattctcgTACAACAtatcacatataatttttttattttttaatttttaatttttaatttttttattttattaaatatgtagtgtatgaataattaatagaaaaatttaattagctTAACTTTTTCTGACGATTTTATCCATCATGGATTTGTCCGTAATGTCCCTCATAGATTTTTCCCATTTTGTTTACTGTTTTTTCACAATACATTTTGCCAACAACTCCTCCGCCTCCCTCTCTGAGtgtatatttagatgttgaaatgaattgagttgaattaaattgtaatgataaaatattgttaaaatattattttttaatattattattattttaaaatttaaaaaaattaaattatttattatattttgtattaaaatttaaaaaaattataataataaattaaaataaattaatgtgagtttagtaaccaaacgcaccccaCTTTCCCCCTATTGATGATCAGTCCGCGTGCTGCCAAGGAGCGGCCACCGACAAAAGCTTAACTCAAAGACGACCTCGAGCCAATGTGTAAAAGTTATCATCAACATTAATATAAATCGTCAGCAATTGATAGacatcttttataattttttcgaTTTAAATATATGTAGATACATGAATAcatgtaaatgaaaaattcCATCCATTATTCTCAAATTATATAccacatataatttatttatttttctcttataaaatatgtagtgtatgaatgatgagtagaagaaatcaattaatttctaaagaataaaacaaaaaaaaattaaaaacatttaaaaaaaataaaaataattgtgatatATGGTATGTGAAGATGACCAATAACAAAACTCTACGTAGATATAATGTATTAAAGTTGTATTTTAAGAACATTGTACCGTTCGATGCTTTGCAACGAAATTTTAGTACTCATTTTTGCATTATTAATTTAAGGTTTCATTAAATCTTAAATTTCAGTATCTTTTTGTTGGATTCATAGCttaaatacatctaaatatTTGTTAAATCTCATTAATTTTGTTCATGGGGATGCTTTCTAATTGGAATATGATTAAGGTCTGttggatagtaaaaatatttcatctcatctcatttcattttatctcatattatcattaaaatttttccaaatactcacataaaatataataaacaattcaactttttcaaattctaaaacaatataatattaaaaaataatattctaacaatattttattttacttttaaatttcatattgaatcatctcatctcatctcattatttaaacctaaaatttGTCTGCATGTTCATAGGTGTGACAACTTTTATGTGTGCCtgcaagaaagagaaagagaaacgaTAGCTATTTATGTACCAAAGGGTTTTAGTGCCCACATAATCCTacttattctattattttcaatatagCATGATTTAGAGAGTTCAAAAATATAATTCTTATGTggcctattttttatttattttttctattctcATCAAATTTTCCAGTATTGTAAttatataactaaataaaacacTAACATAACGTATACCATTGGTTGATAAAGCTGCTGTTACTTAACTTTCTATAGTTTGCTTATCTACCAAACTTGTACGGATCTATCACTTCTCTTAACTTTGTATTAGGTTTACTTTAACTTGTATAAATCTACTATTTGTTTGAactttgtataaatttaaattctcattttattgtttattgtgAAATGATAGGTAGTCAAGTAATATCTAATTTGCTATcatatctataaatttataacacttattacatattataattatatttattaataataattctcatatttttacaataagacgcacgtgcattgcacgttgTGCATTTACTAGTGTGTCtgtatgtatatacacacacatatatatatatatatattcaactgCAATAATGTTGAGGGAACAAGTCATGTACATAGATTTGGTTGtgaatctttatttttttatcttttatttttttttttaataatttgtaatGTAGAACTGTTGAATAGAAATTTTCTATTGTCTTCCCTGTTACGCAACTTCTGGGTGGTTGATGTCACCGACAGAAATACAAATTAACATTATCCTACCTCCGAACCCATATGTCTTCTATGTTTATGTAATTACTTACTGGGTTGTTGACACCAGCAAGCATCATTCAAGGCAAATTCGGAAGACAGCGCCGTCACTAgtcaaaaaaagttttattgattGGACAACCGGTTTTATTAATATCAAAAAATCGAACAGGCCGGAACGGCCCATTGAGATAGCCCAAAACTAGATGATGGGATTTGAAGTCCACGATGGCTGTCTCGAGCGTTAATACGCGTCTGTATATATACATCcatagtaataaataaaaaataaatacagaaaatataaatataaatagaaatgaagatagacttttctctatcttttgcTCATTTTTCCCGATCTTATCCTTTTCTCTTCTCCCTTTTAGCTCCTGATGATGATTAGGGCTTTAGTAGGTTTTGGGCTGGGCCTAGTGTTTGTATTCCCCCAACAGGTTTAGACATTTAAGAGTCAAGAATAtaataatgattaaatttactttttatctatcggtttaaatttttgattttataaaaatgattgattttgCATAACTTAGATCGCAAGGATTTTCAGTGAAACCAGTACTTCTCATTTCAGTATTCAATATTAATTGGTGCTGCAGGCACTAACGTTTGTTCGTACGAGAAGAAATTAAGGAAGAACATTACTCAAAAGGAATTATTCTTTTCTTCCGGGTTGCATTCTTGCTTTAAATTCCTGCTTTCTCTTGCGCGTAATCAGCTAGCCTTGATCACTCATATATACTTGGCACATGAAAGAAACTATATGCATGTGGAACTTCTACCTTTTCTGTCATGCATACATCATATATATGGCCCTGAAGGAATAGGAGAATCTGTACGTAGTAGAGATCAGTGGGGACCCCTATGAAACATCGATCTTAGATATAATGGATTTGTAATACTTCATATTGACGGATTGAGTATAGAAAATGGTACTGAATTAATGAATCTGTAATtcttcaaataatatatatagtttggacCTAATAATTGGATTGTTATGGACATAAGATGCTATTTATGTAACAAGGTACTAAGACTCTAGTGGCAAAtttaaacatgcatgcatgcatggctgctCTCTGACTTTCTGCTTACACAAATGTCAAATCAGCTTGAACAAAATAGACGATGACACGTagatcaagaaaaacaaaaaggaagaagaagcgAGCTTGAGTCCTACAATaccaacaaaattaaaaaaaaccttaatttcAATGACGTTTGGTCATGATCTTGGACGTGTGGTGTAGCTTTATATTCTTCTCTCCTATCATCTTCCCATTTGAATCAACCGACACATAAGCTTCCTTGTATATCCGGTACTGATGCTTTACCTTGATTAATCCGACTATCTTATACTTGACATCATTCTCCATGAAAACCTTAAACTCTTTTGTCCCATTGGTAATATTATTCCCTTTCCATAATTGTTGGTCAGCATTCACAACCACTTCATACGGTGTGGTCTCTTTGTATCCTTGATAGAAACCAGGCAGAGAGCTGGAGCCTATGAGATGATCAGCATCAGTACTACTACTAGTACTGTAGTACAAGGTTATGCAGATGTCACTGTAGTAGATGCTCATCTTTTCGTTGGGGTTGAAGAAATCGAGATTCAAGAAAAATGGGGTATT
Encoded proteins:
- the LOC121267033 gene encoding NDR1/HIN1-like protein 6, which gives rise to MADLEEHNSDESRTILLDDYSESESSLCCLFFQVLIILGFFSVVIWVSVTPKSPIYLITNAYIPAFDARNSTSNHSHNTPFFLNLDFFNPNEKMSIYYSDICITLYYSTSSSTDADHLIGSSSLPGFYQGYKETTPYEVVVNADQQLWKGNNITNGTKEFKVFMENDVKYKIVGLIKVKHQYRIYKEAYVSVDSNGKMIGEKNIKLHHTSKIMTKRH